The Dioscorea cayenensis subsp. rotundata cultivar TDr96_F1 chromosome 16, TDr96_F1_v2_PseudoChromosome.rev07_lg8_w22 25.fasta, whole genome shotgun sequence sequence CACATCCTTAATTGTGGGTTTTGAAAACTTGTTgtctatttgtcaaaaaaaaaaattacatatcttTTTTTAGTCATTTGgatataacaaattatttttcaacaCTAAAATCAAATACTTTAAATGACTTAATAATAACTTTTAAGTACTCAAACtacctatttttagattgactTATAAGTAAACGTCATTTATAAATGAAAAGTTAAACATAAGGCAAGGCCATGTAAACATAAAGTAAAGGACTAATAAAAACTTCCAACTTTTAGAAGTAAACATAGTGCAAGAACAACATTTATGTCCATGCAAGACTTATACATGGCTTGCAAAGGGTTTAGCCATGGGCATGTCAATCCCCATGCCTTCAGTTAAGTCCACCAACTCTTTTCCCACTCTCTCCCACTCAAAGCACTGAATCAAAGCACCCAGAGTCAATCCCATGACTTTCCAAGCCAAGATTTCTCCAGGACACCTCCTTCTGCCAATCCCAAATAGGGTTTGTACTTATAATCTTTATCTCTATGAACATAATCATCACTGTCAAACCTTTCAGGCTTAAACTCCAATGGATTGTCCCAAAGTTGCATGTCTCTTTGCATTTGATAAGCATTGACTAAGAGCATGGTTCCTTTTGGATTAATGTGTGATCTTGACACAGTGTAATCTTGTGATGATTTATGTGGAACAAGTAAATGTCCGGCTGGGAAAAGTCTTAGGGTTTCTTTGATGGCATTGTTGAGGTAGTGAATCATGGAGATATCTGAGTCCTTAATCAAGTGATTGTATCATACTGGTTCTTTGATCTCAGTTTTGGCTTTCTTTAGTGCATTTGGATGGTTGAGAAAAAGAGCCATTGCCCGCTCCATTATCCCTACTAATGTCTCACTCCTAGCTACCATCAATGATTGTATTCATAGTTCATGTTGTTGAGAATAAAGAACACTTTAATCTAACATTTAacaagagacaaaaaaaaaaacttttgatgaGGGTGTTAAGATTATgtccctcgaatgccaacgaggattcttgtattagggcattttatttgtattatacattattattattattattattattattattattattattattattattattattattattattaggcatttatttttatgttcatataaatcttgtgatggcattttaattagttttgaacatcatagtccatgtgtattaactTAAACTTTCTACTCTGTGGGATAAAAAGGAGGACACTAGAGGgattggtacttatacacttaaatagttcataaattagagaatctttaattgggcgttaaagATTTGTAAGGATTTTTATAACAtgtactttgacaaagagtgctactTGAATACTATGGAATCgagggagcatatgtcataaatgcatcactgggattggtgcattcgaacatgactcacaacaatccaatcacatgggttttactctttgatagtcaatgattgggattgttggttatgatcatatgagtggaccttagacctgagatatcatgatcacaatgtacttgtgatgTCTAGTCAGTTattagagttgttaggctcagtttatCTTTTGGTAGGGCTGACCTCAAAGTGTGACTATGTCTggcaagtagcagttgtgagtgatcaccaaatAAGAATTGGTTCTCTCGAAAGTAAACCAGTTAGTATCCTACGCGATTATAATTATGTGAGATTAAAAGACTTTGgtcaaggcagtcaaactaatcgtgtgggataTGAAGgatagtttggtaatcttactctactatTGTTATTAGCATACGATCAAGTTCAATGAGTTTGACAATAACCATGGCTCTTACTctgttgggatacaagaacgaaaggtttctacacatatggtaatcataatcggaaaggttagtaatgatctactcattcgtgttctatggagtcacgcttaaagagataaagaatcagtctcgttttgagtgcagcaataaaattgttaatttagaattttacttcatgggatgagtgaaattataatttgttctagggtttttgtcttaagtttaaattttgatttaaattcaataGAGTCGAatagttaatcaaaattataaggacttaaagaCAAAAatggttttagttacattaggaattatatttctaatagaacttctatgataatgtttatcatattatgaaggttcatatattgaataggacttcataattgaataatgtttatcatgttttatgaagtctttATAAATATGgctcctctctaaccctagagGCAATCAATCAATTCTTTAATGAGAAAAATTCCCGGGCTCTCTCTTCctttctaaccctagccgctatttggagaagaagaggagattgtttctcaattctggcgtgtgatctagaggcgtgggacTTTCATTCGAcactaggagatctacgacaatccgaaGGATAAATTTCGGCACATCAAAGGAAAGGTTTTCAAACATCAAGAGGTAATTTTTTAGGCCTTTCAATTAAAATAgagtgttcattaaaacaattagatcatatcacaattttattcttgctttcacaTGCCTCTGATGGTATTATATAAGTTTTTGATATATCCTAACAGAGGGGACCATTGTATGGATGAACATAATAGTGATGATCACCTCCAAATTATATTGATCTATGGCATTCCTCAAAAAAGAGCAAAGATTTTAATTAAAGTTACTCATGATCATTAGTCAAGTAAACACTATTAAATACAAACTTGTTTTCCTGCATTGAATTATTGTAATACTGACATGTATTCAATGGTAGAACTCCTAtccatgcaaatatatataaatgcatgtattttcataatttaattataatctcttattagaaaaaaaaaaaaagaaattaaaatgagAATCTAAAGCTTTACCATTAATGTTGATTAATTTCCTAAAGAATGATCTAAGCTCAATGTATAAAACATCATACGAATGTCCAAAATTAATGGTAAAACTTAACAAGCATGAATGATCATAAACATTAAGGGGAAAAAGAGTACAAATTCATTACCATCATCATCCCTTTGATGGCAACGATCGAGTAATggtccttctctttctcttgcaTGGCAAGcataatatcaataatattaCTCTTCTTCTCTTGAGCGAATCATCTTTCTCTTTCCACTTTCCTACTCTTCTTATCTCCTCTATAATCTTTTGATAAACTCATTAATTATTTCCAGCTATCAACCCCAAGATCACGCTCATCATCAAGTCAAATAGCATATCTTTCAATTCCACCTTCTTGAAGCAGTTGAACCCCTCATCAACGCTGGAGTACAGTTTGAGGATAAGAGAGTTGACGTCGGAGGAGGAGGATGGGAGATGAGAAAGGAAGCCGAAGTGGTTGGTAAAGAGCATGAAAAGGCAATTGGCGAAgatgatgttgttgttggtaAAGCTTTCTTTGACTGATGAGGGGGAGGAGATGATGAGGAGTGGGTGGGAGCCGAAGAGGAGGTGAAGGATGTGGCCATGCTTTTGGGTGAGCTTGGTGAGGGATTGGTGGATAGGGGTTGGATTAGGTGGAGGTGACCGAGGATGGGGAGGGGCTAGTGTCTTGGAAAAGTGGATATGGACAGACCGTTTGGTTATGAGGATGAGAGCTATGGAGATGGTGATCAAGCAGTAGAAACTCAGCCCCATATCTTTAGATTAATGGGTAgcttgctttcttcttctttattttctttttctttgattttaaagTGTGACACCTTTTGGCTATGTAAATAgtgtaatttcaaatttttgttttgttgaatttataaaaattagataaatcaaccacttcttttttcttttggtacCCTCGTAGTGAGAAGTAGTGGCACACAGCCAGAAGCTCCACCAACAACCTTTTCTTGCACTAGAACAACACTATATATCCATCGCCAGAGCTACATAATCAAAAGCTAGGCATGGATGCACATCACCAAATAATATCTCTACCTTTTtgcaattagggttagggttagggtttgttaGGATCCAAGACGCTTCTTGGCCTCTTCGGCTGTGGAGTTGGCGGTGGGGTTATCTTCATCATCGGAGGACTTGAAGAGAAGGGTCAAGAGGCGAGGCGAGGAAGTTGGAAAAAGGGCACCATGGGGCTCTAGAAGtggtttcatttctttttttttttctcaaccaaaTGGGTATAACAAGAATCTGGTACAAtgtgttgttttgatttttttcatttggatAAACAAAAACGGGTTAATAGTGGCTTTGGGTTaacatttgttattttaaaatgttttagaaAATTAGGATTGCTAGCTTTGGGTTTCATAGTGGTACTATGttgaaatttgttttatttttttcctaaatttttggtgtatttgcggtcaaagttaagatcaaagtgttttaaataatttatctagttatctttgaatttttataacaatGATATTATCTAAAAATATGGTGTGGAGGAACATGCACAATGGGTATTAGAGTTGGGCATATTATGTGAGTTAGGAAATAAAActatgaatttattttgttgtaaatCTACACTAAttgaattaacaaaaatatgaaaaatgcacaTTTCCATCTTTTTTGCAAAATTTCCTAATTCATAAACTATGTGATGACACCATATGcattgacaaaaataaaaatctttgcCAAATTTAAGGAAAACAATCTAGTTCAACTAAGTCAGTACCCCCATTATGAATTATCACACTATTGTACTAATTTATTTGCTTGTGAGTAGTTAAAAACTCCCATGAAGTGTACCAAAATTTCCTTCATGAATTGGTCAGTAAATTCTTATTCTTATCCATTTACATCTCTGCAAGTTTATTATTAACATCATCAAAAGGACAATGATATgagttttgattatattttaactGCTGCAAACGAGTACAAAAAATGAGAGATGAAGTTTATAGCATACCATGTGTTTGTGAAAtatttacttgtattttataTAACATGCTTTTgaagcattttttatttttttcttaatttggtattttgttatgtttttcttgGCGATCAACTAGGTAGATTCTAACATGGTTCTTATAGGAATTTGTGTTGTGTTCTTCATGGATTTAGCACAATAATGCATGGATTAGTCCAAATGTTTTTTATCGTTAAGAGTTGAgcagtattatatatatatatatatgtgtgtgtttattcTATTCTTAAagtattgttgttatttatgGCTCTTGCATAGTTAAATCTATCAATGTCTTTGGTTGAATTTCAGGTTCTAGCAcattattcaaatttatattgcTTTTGCCTTTCTCTGATCtcgctaatatatgtgtgtgagttatttttttttttatttgttattcttacTATAAATGTGTTGATGTATGCTTTGGTTACTGTAAAACTTCATCTCTACCAATAAGTCAATGTTTTTCCTTGTTTCTAGCTGTTTTTTGTTCAGTTTTTGAGAGTTGTGTAGTAGCTGGTTATGTGGCTAGTTTGTAGGATATAGTTGTGTCAAATCATGTCCATGTGTTTCttttctctccctctctctatCAATTAGTGGTTTTTGGTTGTATTTAAGTTCAATTAgattaatgaatcattatcttTCCCAGCAAACTATCCTTGTTCTATTTTTCTCCTTTAATCCTCCAAATATTAAGCTCAAAATTTCCAACAACCTGGTACCAGAGCTGTCTTCTTGAGGGACTTGTAAGTGAGAGAAACCCATTAAAACGCCTTTCTTTTTCCATGGGTACCGAAACACCCTTCTCATCATTTGCACCATCTGTGTTTAATGGTGAAAATTGACATGTCTAGGTTGCTAGAATGGAAGCTTATTTGGAGGCAAATGATTTTTGGGAAGCTGATGAGGACGAGTATGAAGTCCCTAAATTACCAGAAACCCTAACACTGGTACAAATCAAGAATCCTAAGGAGAAGAAGACAAGGAAGTCGAAGGCTAAAGCTATACTATTTGCTGTTGTGTCACCAGAAATCTTTGTTAGGATCATGACTATGAAATCTGCATTCAAGGTCTGTAATTTCCTCAAAAGTGAATATGAAGGAGATGAAAGAATTAGAGGGATGCAAGTTCTCAATCTGATAAGGGAATTTGAATTGGTGAAGATGAAGGATTCTGAGACTATCAAAGAGTATTCTAACAGATTACTCAGCATTGCCAACAAAGTAAGATTACTTGGCACTAAATTTCCTAATTCTAGATTAGTTCAGAAGGTTCTTGTAATTATTCATGAAAGATTTGAAGCCATTATATCCTTTTAAGAGAATACTAAAAACTTATTGAAGATCAGTCTGGTAGAACTATTGAGTGCTTTACAGGTGTAGGAACGCGAAGATTCATGAGGAATGAAGGGTAAGTAGAAGGGCCATTATCGGCAAGAGTACAATCAGGCCAAGTTGGAAAAAGGAAGAAGACCTGAAAGAGCAAGAAGGAAGGTGCAAGTTTAGATTCTCCAAACACTAGTGAAATATCAGAATATGATTTTCCTCCTTGTAAGCATTGTGGAAAGAAGGGTCATGCACCCTTTAGATGCTGGAGAAGGCCAAATGTGCAATGTAAAATGTGTCAGAAGATGGGGCACTACCAAAAGATTTGTAAGAGCAATATGCAGCAGAGAAATGTGACTCAAGTCAACCTTCAACAAAGGAATGTGGCTCAAGTTGCAAATCAGGAAGATAAAGAGCAGCTTTTTGTGGCAACATGTTTTGCAACAAATAGCTCCAATGAAAGTGGGAAATGGCTTGTGGACAGTGGTTGTACCAAAAACATGACCTTTGATAGAGATCTCTTCAAGGAGCTGGACACATCATATATCTCCAAAGTCAAAATTGGCAATGGAGAGTACCTTGCTGTCAAAGGAAAAAGAATTATGGCAGTTAGCAGTTTCTTAGGtacaaaattaatcaaagatGTTTTATTTATACCTGATATCAATTAGAATTCATTGCGTGTTGGTCAGCTACTTGAAAGAGGTTTCAAAGTGATCTTTGAGAGCAAGCAGTGTTTAATCAAAGATTTAGATGGTAATGATGGGTTCTAAGTAAATAAGATGGGGAAGAGCTTTGAATTAGATCCTTTGGAGGAGGAACAAGCAGCCtatttagcaaaaaaaaaaggtgcaTGCTGAAATTTGGCACAAACGGCTTGGCCACTTCCATTATGCTTCAATGCTGAATATGCAGAAGAAGGAATTGGTTCAAGGGATACCTCACTTACAAGCTGAGTTACCAGACAGACTGCAAGGCTTGTCAGTTTGGGAAGCAAGCAAGACTTCCTTTCAAGTAAGCAATCTGGAGAGTTACTAAAAGGCTGAGATTAATCAACACAAACTTGGCTGGGCCTCACAAAATTCCTTCACTCAATGGGAGTAAGTATTATATAGTCTTCACTGACGACTATACTcaaatttgtttgatttattttctcaGGTTGAAATCAGAAGTTGCTGGTGTATTCTGGAAGTTCAAGCAATGGATAGAAACTCAAAGTGGATGCAAAATTCAGGCCTTAAGGTCAGATAATGGCAAGGAGTACAACTCTGATAAGTTCAACCTATTTTGTGAGAAAGTAGGAATTGAACATCAATTCACAGCTCTATATACTCCTCAATAAAATGTAGTTAGTGAGAGAAAGAATTAAACAATTATAGATGGCCAGATACATTCTTCATGAGAAAAACTTGCCAAAGGAGTATTGGGCAGAGGCTGCAAacactggttttttttttcctcaatagGCTACCAACCAAGGCAGTGGAAGAAAAGACACCCTTTGAGGCTTGGTATGGTTACAAACCTTCTTTACAAAATC is a genomic window containing:
- the LOC120278437 gene encoding uncharacterized protein LOC120278437, which gives rise to MEAYLEANDFWEADEDEYEVPKLPETLTLVQIKNPKEKKTRKSKAKAILFAVVSPEIFVRIMTMKSAFKVCNFLKSEYEGDERIRGMQVLNLIREFELVKMKDSETIKEYSNRLLSIANKVRLLGTKFPNSRLVQKVLVIIHERFEAIISF